A window of Pedobacter lusitanus contains these coding sequences:
- a CDS encoding FGGY-family carbohydrate kinase — MSRIPVCVVFDAGKTNKKVFVFDENYNVVFERSARFLEIEDEDGDPCENLESLTLSVLDTLSELMKKEEFEIKAVNFSTYGASLVYIDENGKPLTPLYNYLKTYPEELKREFHAKHGSPELIARATSSPILGSLNAGMQLYRIKKEKPEIYQKISYALHLPQYLSSLVSGIFCSEMTSIGCHTLLWDFKKNQYHDWVKNEGLDLKLAPVVNVKQVFPALAFNSAYLTGIGLHDSSAALIPYLINFHKPFVLISTGTWCITLNPFNSSPLTSAELENDCLSYLQYQGKAVKASRIFAGYEHDQQVKRIAGHFKQSVNRYKKMKFDPDVIRSLIRNKEQGAIHSDIDFKQRNLFVFSTDTLAYHQLIFDIAVQQYNSSKLVMGDYSVKRIFVDGGFSKNEIYMNLLARLFPDMAVFAASMAQATAIGTALAIHKTWNTKLMPDNLIELKYYAASNDFSL, encoded by the coding sequence ATGAGCAGAATACCCGTTTGTGTGGTTTTTGATGCCGGCAAAACGAACAAAAAGGTTTTTGTATTTGATGAAAATTACAATGTTGTTTTTGAGCGGTCTGCACGTTTTCTGGAAATAGAAGATGAAGACGGAGATCCTTGCGAAAACCTGGAGAGTTTAACGTTGTCCGTACTGGATACTCTTTCTGAGTTAATGAAGAAAGAAGAATTTGAAATCAAAGCCGTAAATTTTTCTACTTATGGGGCAAGTCTGGTGTACATCGATGAAAACGGGAAACCGCTTACTCCGCTTTATAACTATCTTAAAACATATCCTGAAGAACTCAAAAGGGAGTTTCATGCCAAACACGGAAGTCCGGAATTAATTGCCCGGGCGACGTCGTCTCCGATTTTAGGAAGCCTGAATGCAGGAATGCAGTTATACCGTATAAAAAAAGAAAAACCTGAAATTTATCAAAAGATCAGCTATGCACTGCATCTGCCACAGTATCTGAGTTCTCTGGTATCAGGTATCTTTTGTTCAGAAATGACCAGTATCGGGTGTCATACCTTACTCTGGGATTTTAAAAAAAATCAATACCATGACTGGGTTAAAAATGAAGGCCTGGATCTTAAACTGGCACCTGTTGTAAATGTTAAACAGGTTTTCCCGGCTTTGGCTTTTAACTCTGCCTATCTCACAGGTATAGGACTACATGACAGTTCCGCTGCGCTCATTCCTTATCTGATTAATTTTCATAAACCTTTTGTATTAATTTCTACAGGGACCTGGTGTATAACCCTGAATCCGTTTAATTCTTCTCCTCTCACCAGTGCAGAACTGGAAAATGATTGTCTCTCTTATCTGCAGTATCAGGGTAAGGCAGTAAAAGCCTCCCGTATTTTTGCTGGTTATGAACATGATCAGCAGGTCAAACGTATTGCCGGACATTTTAAGCAAAGTGTTAACCGCTATAAAAAGATGAAGTTTGATCCTGATGTGATCAGAAGTTTAATCAGGAATAAGGAACAGGGGGCGATACATAGCGATATTGATTTTAAACAACGTAACCTTTTTGTTTTTTCTACAGATACGTTAGCATATCACCAGTTAATTTTTGATATTGCAGTACAACAGTACAATTCTTCGAAATTAGTAATGGGAGATTATAGTGTGAAGCGGATTTTCGTAGATGGTGGCTTTAGTAAGAATGAGATTTATATGAACCTTTTGGCCAGATTATTCCCTGATATGGCCGTATTTGCAGCATCAATGGCACAGGCTACCGCTATCGGAACAGCTCTGGCCATACATAAAACATGGAATACGAAACTTATGCCAGATAATTTAATTGAATTAAAGTACTATGCTGCTTCTAATGATTTTTCCTTATGA
- a CDS encoding carbohydrate porin yields the protein MKKIILLGIAIFIALPIYAQTDSLFKKRFNFHFQQTVITQTKPGFHALYSGDNSLSAAHETATSFTTTLFGGARLWKGAEAYFNPEMSGGKGFSQALGVAGFTNGETFRIGSPEPAIYIARAYLVQTFGWGKETDTIADDANQLAGYRKKRYFSITAGKFGLSDFFDNNAFSHDARSQFMNWSLMANGAWDYPANTRGYVFGAILELGQPTWTLRLATTMVTNTANGAVWDGKISKAHAFTLEYEKRYRIGGQKGTLRVLGYDNAAKMGDYRLAVAQNPAAPDITSTRDYGRNKYGFGINIEQNVNADLGVFAKTSYNDGKTETWAFTEIDRSVSFGAILKGESWHQKDAEIGLAFVGNGISAAHRDYLAHGGYGFIIGDGKLNYAPEMIAEAYYKVNVYQKKFFLSPDYQFVLHPAYNKDRGPVNVFSLRAHVEF from the coding sequence ATGAAGAAGATAATATTATTGGGAATAGCCATTTTTATTGCCCTGCCAATTTACGCACAGACAGATAGCCTGTTTAAAAAAAGATTCAACTTTCATTTTCAGCAAACAGTAATTACCCAGACCAAACCCGGGTTTCATGCCTTGTATTCCGGAGATAACAGTCTTTCTGCTGCACATGAAACAGCTACATCTTTTACGACGACCTTATTTGGTGGAGCGCGTTTATGGAAAGGCGCTGAAGCTTATTTCAATCCTGAAATGTCCGGAGGTAAAGGATTCAGTCAGGCTTTGGGTGTGGCCGGATTTACCAATGGCGAAACGTTCCGTATCGGATCTCCTGAACCTGCAATTTATATTGCCAGAGCTTATCTGGTACAGACTTTTGGCTGGGGAAAAGAGACAGATACTATAGCGGATGATGCAAATCAGCTTGCCGGTTACAGAAAAAAAAGATATTTCTCTATTACTGCGGGTAAATTTGGCCTCAGTGATTTCTTTGACAATAATGCTTTTAGTCATGATGCGAGATCTCAGTTTATGAACTGGTCTTTAATGGCTAATGGAGCATGGGATTATCCTGCAAATACAAGAGGATATGTATTCGGAGCTATACTTGAATTAGGACAACCCACCTGGACTTTACGTCTGGCAACGACTATGGTAACCAATACTGCAAACGGAGCTGTCTGGGACGGTAAAATAAGTAAGGCCCACGCCTTTACTTTAGAATATGAAAAAAGATACAGAATTGGCGGACAAAAAGGGACATTGCGTGTGCTGGGTTATGATAATGCGGCAAAAATGGGCGATTACCGCCTGGCAGTTGCTCAAAATCCGGCTGCTCCCGATATTACCTCGACCCGTGATTATGGCAGAAATAAATATGGTTTCGGGATTAATATAGAACAAAATGTGAATGCTGATCTGGGTGTATTCGCTAAAACCAGTTATAATGACGGGAAGACCGAAACATGGGCTTTTACAGAAATTGACAGGTCGGTAAGTTTTGGTGCTATCCTGAAAGGAGAAAGCTGGCATCAGAAAGATGCAGAGATTGGTCTTGCCTTTGTTGGGAACGGGATCTCTGCAGCACACCGGGATTACCTTGCACACGGAGGATATGGATTCATCATAGGTGATGGGAAATTGAATTATGCACCTGAAATGATTGCCGAAGCCTATTATAAGGTGAATGTTTACCAGAAAAAGTTCTTCCTGTCTCCGGATTATCAGTTTGTCTTACATCCTGCTTATAATAAGGACCGCGGACCAGTCAATGTTTTCTCTTTGAGAGCCCACGTCGAATTTTAA
- a CDS encoding bifunctional rhamnulose-1-phosphate aldolase/short-chain dehydrogenase: MSVEKVRFKHVNFTWNETEAASLEGDEVALLLYRSNLMGADLRLTNYGGGNTSCKAEAVDPLTGKMVEVMWIKGSGGDIGTLTRDGLAALYVDRLRSLEQVYKGPEHEDEMVELFNHCIYDLWSKAPSIDTPLHAFLPFKHIDHLHPDAVIAIAAAKDGQQITRELFNGTVAWLDWQRPGFDLGLKLKQCLDENPGIRGIILGSHGLFTWGNTAYESYVNSLEVIEICTAYLEENYGRHRAVFGGQKITAPEKIFREKQAALLAPVLRGFCSGEHHIVGHFTDDPHVLEFINSNDLDRLAPMGTSCPDHFLRTKISPMVLSLAPLEDLSDPVKLKEQLAPGFVAYRKMYNDYYQSGKKESSPPVRDANPVIILYPGIGLFSFARDKQTARVAAEFYLNAIHVMKGAEAVSTYTALPRQEAFDIEYWLLEEAKLQRMPKPKALSGRIALITGSAGGIGKAIARKFADEGAVVLINDNDAGRLIAADQEFHKKYGKDAYTTVILDVTNGEDIKRAFHKVALAFGGVDLIVNCAGLSISKPIEEHTEKDLDILYDVLVKGQFRITQAAVGIMRKQDMGGDILNIVSKNSLVSGPNNAGYGSAKAAQLHLSRLNAAELGNDQIRVNVVNPDAVISDSKIWEGEWAAGRAKAYGIKVEDLPAFYAKRTLLNKIILPEDIANACFALVGGLLAKSTGNVLNVDGGIAMAFVR; encoded by the coding sequence ATGTCTGTAGAAAAAGTCCGCTTTAAACATGTAAATTTCACATGGAATGAAACTGAAGCTGCCAGTCTGGAGGGAGATGAAGTCGCATTATTGCTTTATCGTTCAAATTTAATGGGCGCAGATCTCAGGCTTACTAATTACGGCGGTGGAAATACATCCTGTAAAGCAGAGGCTGTTGACCCGCTTACCGGTAAAATGGTTGAAGTGATGTGGATCAAAGGCTCAGGTGGTGATATTGGTACCCTGACACGCGATGGTCTGGCCGCATTATATGTAGATCGCCTCAGAAGTCTGGAGCAGGTATACAAAGGCCCGGAACATGAAGATGAAATGGTTGAACTTTTCAATCACTGTATTTATGACCTCTGGTCAAAGGCGCCGTCAATTGATACACCATTACATGCTTTTTTGCCATTTAAGCATATCGATCATTTGCATCCGGATGCAGTAATTGCGATTGCAGCAGCTAAGGATGGGCAGCAGATTACCAGGGAGCTGTTTAACGGAACGGTAGCCTGGCTGGACTGGCAGAGGCCGGGTTTTGATCTTGGACTTAAGCTAAAGCAGTGTCTGGATGAGAATCCAGGTATAAGGGGTATTATTTTAGGCTCTCACGGTTTGTTTACCTGGGGCAATACAGCATATGAAAGTTATGTAAATAGCCTGGAAGTTATAGAAATATGCACTGCTTATCTCGAAGAAAATTATGGCAGGCACCGGGCGGTTTTTGGTGGACAGAAAATAACGGCCCCGGAAAAGATATTCCGGGAAAAACAAGCCGCATTGCTGGCTCCGGTATTACGTGGTTTTTGTTCCGGTGAGCATCATATAGTGGGACATTTTACTGACGATCCGCATGTACTGGAATTTATTAATTCCAACGATTTAGACCGGCTGGCACCAATGGGGACCAGTTGTCCGGATCATTTTTTAAGAACAAAGATCAGCCCGATGGTTTTATCCTTAGCCCCTCTGGAAGATCTTTCTGATCCAGTAAAATTAAAAGAACAATTGGCCCCCGGATTTGTTGCGTATCGTAAAATGTATAACGATTACTATCAGTCAGGTAAAAAGGAAAGCAGTCCCCCTGTTCGTGATGCCAATCCTGTAATCATCCTTTATCCTGGAATCGGTCTTTTTTCTTTTGCCAGGGATAAACAGACCGCGCGTGTTGCAGCAGAGTTTTATCTCAATGCAATTCATGTAATGAAGGGAGCTGAAGCAGTTTCTACCTATACTGCTTTACCGCGTCAGGAAGCTTTTGACATAGAATACTGGCTGCTGGAAGAAGCTAAACTACAAAGAATGCCAAAACCTAAAGCCCTTTCAGGGAGAATTGCCTTAATTACAGGAAGCGCAGGCGGTATTGGTAAAGCAATAGCCAGAAAATTTGCGGACGAAGGGGCAGTTGTGCTGATCAATGATAATGATGCAGGGCGATTAATTGCAGCAGATCAGGAGTTCCATAAAAAATATGGTAAAGATGCTTATACGACAGTTATACTTGATGTAACTAATGGAGAAGATATTAAAAGAGCATTTCATAAAGTTGCGCTGGCTTTTGGCGGGGTAGATCTCATTGTAAACTGCGCTGGTTTATCTATATCCAAACCTATTGAAGAGCATACCGAAAAAGATCTGGATATATTATACGATGTATTGGTAAAAGGTCAGTTTAGAATAACACAGGCGGCAGTCGGGATTATGCGCAAACAGGATATGGGAGGTGATATTCTGAATATTGTCAGTAAAAATTCACTGGTCTCAGGGCCTAATAATGCTGGTTATGGGTCTGCAAAAGCGGCTCAGCTTCATTTGAGCAGATTAAATGCTGCGGAACTGGGGAATGATCAGATCAGAGTTAATGTAGTGAATCCGGATGCAGTGATTTCGGATAGTAAAATATGGGAGGGGGAATGGGCTGCCGGACGTGCAAAAGCTTATGGAATAAAGGTAGAGGATTTACCGGCATTTTATGCAAAGCGGACTTTACTGAATAAAATTATCCTGCCTGAAGATATTGCAAATGCCTGTTTTGCCCTTGTGGGAGGGCTGCTGGCAAAATCGACAGGAAATGTTTTAAATGTTGATGGTGGAATAGCAATGGCATTTGTGAGATAA
- a CDS encoding porin family protein: protein MKKILILAIGLFVATAANAQDRIKFGVKAGVNLSDIIKGDGNNNFDTKVKTGFNAGVTLEIPLIAGLAFTPEVLYSQKGYKLTSPLGEFRQTTNFIDVPILASFRLGSSFNIVAGPQVSFLLSTKNKFINGYGSVEQTNVENDSDRFKKSLVGGVIGFRYDVNDKFDIHGRYALDFQKNNENGTSNTPEFRNQVFSLGVGVKF from the coding sequence ATGAAAAAGATCTTAATTTTGGCTATTGGCCTTTTTGTAGCTACTGCAGCAAATGCACAGGATAGAATTAAATTTGGTGTAAAAGCCGGTGTAAATCTTTCGGACATTATCAAAGGCGATGGCAACAACAATTTCGACACCAAAGTAAAAACAGGATTTAATGCAGGTGTTACCCTGGAAATTCCTTTGATCGCAGGTCTTGCTTTCACACCAGAAGTTTTATATTCACAAAAAGGGTATAAACTGACTTCTCCGCTTGGCGAATTCAGACAAACAACAAACTTCATTGACGTACCTATTTTAGCAAGTTTCAGATTGGGCAGCAGCTTTAACATAGTTGCAGGTCCCCAGGTATCCTTTTTATTATCGACTAAAAACAAGTTCATTAACGGATACGGAAGTGTTGAGCAAACTAATGTAGAAAATGATTCAGACAGATTTAAGAAAAGTCTGGTTGGAGGTGTAATCGGTTTCAGATATGATGTCAATGACAAATTTGACATTCATGGACGCTACGCATTAGATTTCCAGAAAAATAATGAAAACGGAACATCCAATACTCCTGAATTCAGAAATCAGGTATTCTCTTTAGGAGTAGGCGTTAAGTTTTAA
- a CDS encoding (Fe-S)-binding protein, protein MKRVGLFIPCYVDQFYPNAGIATYQLLKKLGLDVTYPTGQTCCGQPMANSGFEHLTQGCNQLFVDNFSEFDYIVSPSGSCVLHIKEHLHTEKSEEQASGIRKKVYELVEFLVDVLKVKNLKAKFPHKVGLHQSCHGQRGLLLSQMSELVAPYYSKPQELLSQVEGLELINLKREDECCGFGGTFCVVEEAVSVKMGKDRVNDHLLNGAEYITGADMSCLMHMEGILKRGNSKVRVLHIAEILNAG, encoded by the coding sequence ATGAAGAGAGTAGGCCTGTTTATCCCCTGTTATGTTGATCAGTTTTATCCTAATGCAGGTATTGCAACTTATCAATTATTAAAAAAACTGGGTCTGGATGTGACTTATCCGACCGGACAAACCTGCTGCGGACAGCCGATGGCCAATTCAGGATTTGAGCATCTCACTCAGGGATGTAATCAGCTGTTTGTAGATAATTTTTCTGAATTCGATTATATAGTCTCTCCTTCCGGTAGCTGTGTCTTACATATTAAAGAACATCTGCATACTGAAAAATCAGAAGAACAGGCCTCAGGAATAAGAAAAAAGGTATATGAGCTGGTGGAATTCCTGGTTGATGTATTGAAGGTGAAAAACCTCAAGGCGAAATTTCCTCATAAAGTTGGTCTCCATCAGAGTTGCCATGGGCAAAGGGGATTGTTACTCTCACAAATGAGTGAATTGGTTGCCCCTTATTATTCTAAACCTCAGGAGCTTTTATCTCAGGTCGAAGGACTGGAACTGATAAATCTGAAAAGAGAAGATGAATGCTGCGGGTTTGGCGGGACCTTTTGTGTGGTTGAAGAAGCGGTTTCGGTGAAAATGGGGAAAGACAGGGTCAACGATCACCTGTTAAATGGTGCAGAATATATTACCGGAGCAGATATGTCCTGCCTGATGCATATGGAAGGGATTCTAAAAAGAGGAAACAGTAAAGTAAGGGTACTGCATATTGCAGAAATACTAAATGCAGGATAA
- a CDS encoding lactate utilization protein B codes for MNTKTKDHPELSELFNQDEQRVNWHDETLWWIRQKRDKSAHGIPEWETLREKASQIKNNALSNLADYLVSFEERALANGIIVHWAADAAEHNQIVHGILQKHGISKMVKSKSMLTEECHLNEYLEKQGLEVIDSDLGERIVQLAKEPPSHIVLPCIHKKKEEIGDLFHQHLGVEAGTSDPQILTEAARQHLRETFLTRKAALTGVNFAIAETGEFVVCTNEGNADMGAHLADVHIACMGIEKIIPKRKHLGVFLRLLARSATGQPVTTYSSHFKRPREGQEMHIVLVDNGRTVQMGREDFRASLKCIRCGACMNTCPVYRRSGGHSYSYAISGPIGAILAPNLDREKYADLPFASTLCGSCSNVCPVKIDIHQQLYKWRQVIVQEGYAASSKKMSMKLMNYTLSSPGIYRTAGKAGRLIMKYAPFAVNNQFNPWYKQRDMPEVPKQSFGEWYKKNVKSE; via the coding sequence ATGAATACAAAAACAAAAGACCATCCTGAGCTTTCTGAACTATTTAATCAGGATGAACAACGGGTAAACTGGCATGATGAAACCTTATGGTGGATCAGACAGAAAAGAGATAAATCCGCTCATGGTATTCCGGAATGGGAAACACTGAGAGAAAAAGCTTCACAGATTAAAAATAATGCTTTATCTAATCTTGCTGATTACCTGGTTAGCTTTGAAGAACGGGCTTTGGCCAATGGAATCATTGTACACTGGGCAGCAGATGCCGCAGAGCATAATCAGATTGTACATGGTATTCTGCAAAAGCACGGGATTAGCAAAATGGTGAAAAGCAAGTCTATGCTGACAGAAGAATGCCATTTGAATGAATATCTGGAAAAACAGGGTTTAGAAGTAATTGATTCTGATTTAGGAGAGAGAATAGTTCAGCTGGCCAAAGAACCACCAAGTCACATTGTGTTGCCCTGCATTCACAAGAAAAAAGAAGAAATCGGAGATCTTTTCCATCAGCACCTTGGTGTGGAAGCCGGGACTTCAGATCCACAGATCCTTACAGAAGCAGCCAGACAGCATTTAAGAGAAACATTCCTGACCAGAAAAGCAGCCCTGACCGGTGTTAATTTTGCTATTGCAGAAACCGGAGAATTTGTGGTTTGCACGAATGAAGGAAATGCAGATATGGGCGCTCATCTTGCTGATGTCCATATCGCCTGTATGGGAATTGAAAAAATTATTCCTAAACGTAAACATCTGGGTGTCTTTCTTCGCTTATTAGCCAGAAGTGCAACCGGACAGCCGGTCACTACCTATTCCAGTCATTTTAAAAGACCGAGAGAAGGGCAGGAGATGCATATTGTGCTGGTTGATAACGGACGTACCGTTCAAATGGGACGTGAAGATTTCCGGGCATCCTTAAAATGTATACGTTGTGGTGCCTGTATGAATACCTGTCCTGTTTACAGAAGAAGTGGCGGGCACAGTTACAGTTATGCAATTTCAGGACCGATAGGTGCAATTCTGGCTCCTAATCTGGATAGAGAAAAATATGCAGATCTGCCTTTTGCATCTACGCTGTGTGGTTCCTGTTCCAATGTATGTCCCGTCAAAATTGATATTCATCAGCAATTATATAAATGGAGACAGGTTATTGTTCAGGAAGGATATGCCGCTTCATCTAAGAAAATGAGCATGAAGCTGATGAACTATACACTTTCTTCTCCGGGAATTTACCGTACAGCAGGTAAAGCGGGAAGATTGATCATGAAATATGCACCTTTTGCTGTGAATAATCAGTTTAATCCATGGTACAAACAAAGAGATATGCCCGAAGTTCCAAAACAATCATTTGGAGAGTGGTACAAAAAGAATGTTAAATCAGAATGA
- a CDS encoding LutC/YkgG family protein has product MSRDKILAALRQNQPELAPLPASMPLQQIEILELQAKFKAVAEGIGSTVHLVDEFGAIQPMIAARFSAEKRILSTVKELVSAAVPEFQFDADPHSYADVDVAIFKPELGVAENSALWLTEAQMRIRVLPFITQHIVMVIPLSSLVPDMHTAYQKIAEADYGFGTFIAGPSKTADIEQSLVLGAHGPRSMTIFIYA; this is encoded by the coding sequence ATGAGCAGAGATAAAATATTAGCCGCTTTAAGACAGAATCAACCAGAACTGGCACCTCTGCCAGCTTCAATGCCACTGCAGCAGATAGAAATTCTTGAGCTGCAGGCTAAATTTAAGGCCGTTGCTGAAGGAATTGGGAGTACAGTACATCTGGTTGATGAATTTGGAGCTATACAGCCCATGATTGCTGCCCGGTTTTCGGCAGAGAAACGTATCCTGTCTACCGTAAAAGAATTAGTTTCAGCAGCAGTTCCGGAATTTCAGTTTGATGCAGATCCGCATAGTTATGCTGATGTGGACGTAGCTATATTTAAACCGGAACTGGGAGTTGCTGAAAATTCTGCCTTGTGGCTTACCGAGGCGCAGATGAGAATAAGAGTTTTACCTTTTATTACACAGCATATTGTGATGGTGATTCCACTTTCTTCGCTGGTTCCTGATATGCATACAGCCTACCAGAAAATCGCAGAAGCTGATTATGGTTTTGGAACCTTCATTGCAGGCCCGTCGAAGACTGCTGATATTGAGCAGTCGCTGGTATTGGGTGCGCACGGACCAAGAAGTATGACCATATTTATCTACGCTTAA
- a CDS encoding sugar isomerase: protein MEKHHIELHNEKLQADHQRRFDFIVSEYAHVEEVISKLIKFQLAIPSWAIGTGGTRFGRFSIGGEPRNLEEKIYDIGLLHQLNRASGAISLHIPWDEINNSHAIKALAAHYDLHFDAMNSNTFQDQQGQVYSYKFGSLQHVNKAVRQQAIEHNIEVIHQGKALGSESLTIWLADGSCFPGQLNFRRAFQNTLESLQEIYAALPDNWKMFIEYKAFEPNFYSATVGDWGQSLLYANKLGAKAYTLVDLGHHLPNANIEQIVSLLLMEDKLGGFHFNDSRYGDDDLTAGCMKPYQLFLIFNELVEGMDAKGTDHATGLGWMIDASHNVKDPLEDLLQSVEAIMLAYTQALMVDRHALTIAQQENDVVRCQEILQHAFRTDVRAIVQEARLRKGGAAQPLALYREQQIRKKLINQRGSKTVAIGL from the coding sequence ATGGAAAAACATCATATAGAATTACACAATGAGAAGCTGCAGGCCGATCATCAGCGAAGATTTGATTTTATCGTATCAGAATACGCACATGTGGAAGAGGTGATCAGCAAACTGATTAAATTTCAGCTGGCTATCCCCAGTTGGGCAATTGGTACCGGAGGTACAAGGTTTGGCAGATTTTCTATTGGTGGTGAACCCCGTAATCTGGAAGAAAAAATATATGATATTGGCCTGCTGCATCAGTTAAACAGAGCCAGCGGTGCTATTTCTTTACATATTCCCTGGGATGAAATCAACAATAGCCATGCGATTAAAGCTTTGGCAGCACATTATGATTTGCATTTTGATGCAATGAATTCAAATACTTTCCAGGATCAGCAGGGACAGGTTTATAGTTATAAATTCGGCTCTTTACAACATGTAAATAAGGCAGTTCGCCAGCAGGCAATTGAACATAATATTGAAGTTATCCATCAGGGTAAAGCTTTGGGGTCTGAATCATTGACTATTTGGCTGGCAGATGGATCCTGTTTTCCGGGACAACTTAATTTCAGAAGAGCTTTTCAGAATACTTTAGAGAGTTTGCAGGAAATTTATGCCGCATTGCCGGATAACTGGAAGATGTTCATAGAATATAAGGCCTTTGAGCCTAATTTTTATTCTGCTACAGTCGGGGATTGGGGGCAATCTCTTTTATATGCAAATAAACTCGGTGCCAAAGCTTATACTTTAGTTGATCTGGGGCATCATCTGCCAAATGCAAATATTGAGCAGATTGTCTCACTGTTATTAATGGAAGATAAGCTGGGCGGTTTTCACTTTAATGATTCCAGATATGGGGATGATGACTTAACAGCCGGATGCATGAAGCCCTACCAGCTATTTCTGATTTTTAATGAGCTGGTGGAAGGAATGGATGCAAAAGGAACGGATCACGCAACAGGACTGGGCTGGATGATTGATGCCTCACATAATGTAAAAGATCCGCTGGAAGACCTGTTACAGTCTGTAGAAGCTATTATGTTAGCCTACACACAGGCATTAATGGTTGACCGGCATGCACTGACTATAGCGCAGCAGGAAAATGATGTGGTACGTTGCCAGGAGATCCTTCAGCATGCTTTTCGCACCGATGTAAGAGCAATTGTTCAGGAGGCCCGGCTGAGAAAAGGAGGTGCAGCACAGCCACTGGCTTTATATCGTGAACAGCAGATCCGGAAAAAACTGATTAATCAGAGAGGAAGTAAAACTGTAGCCATAGGACTATAA